The genome window TATGCTATTTTCCCTTCCGGTCAGATGCtaactgctttataattggCTCTCTAGGCCTACTTGTATTGTAAACATTGAAGATAGTTGATCTTAGTTAAATCTGCATAAGTAAACATTATCCAGATATAGAAAAGAAGATGAGAAACAAATGACTCACCCCGCTGAATCTGGCTGTGATTCTGTAACATACACTGTGAAGCGTTTGTTATCAGCGGCTGCGTTTTCCAGGACCTTTAGCACAACTCTAGATGAAGAGTGTGTCAGGATTTTCTGCAGGACAAAAGCAGAGGTACACGTTTTTTAAATTTGCTAAATGATTCATAATTATGTTCTTTCATGTTATACGTTTCATTTTTACGACCATACTTACAGCTCCATCTTTGATAAATGTGTGGCAAAGTTTAGCCACTCTTTCCCTAGACAAGGATATTTTCTTCAAGAAGAGTTCTCCTCTCTCTATCATCACATTCTTACAACGTGAGAGATCCTGTGGGCCAAAAAGCAGGTGATTATTTCATCTCAAAACGGAAAGAGATCCTGTCATTCAGTGAGGAACATCATTCTAAAGACAAAATGTCAAACTGACGGGATGCTCCAGTGAGGTGAGGCTGATGAAGCGCAGGAAGAGTTCTCCTCCAGAAGACACGGCGACCGATGAATCCGTCTCCTGTAGTCTATGAATGGCCTGCGTCATGTTCTCTCTCAGGCCGAGGATAGTCTCACCTGGAGAAGTACAGCCGTCAGTTTACATCCAGTGCTCATATATGCTGATATAAGGAAAAGACCAGATTTGAGAAAAAACAGACTCTGATCTCTCTTCAGGAACTCCAGCAGCGAGCTTATGGCAGCCACGGCTGAAGCCATGTCTGGACGCTCTCTGGTCTGTGTTCTGAAATATTCCACCAGCTCTGGAAAACAACAGAAAGACGATGAAACCAACCAACAACTACAGCAATACAATTACAAAAGTAACCTCAGTGtcaaaactcaaataaaaacgAATAAACAGCAACCATGGCTTTTATAATTTTAGCTGTCATGAGCAAAATGAGATAAAACCCACCTTTCTCTTCCATAATGAACTCCACGTGAAAATACTGAGGGATTTACAATTCAACTGTAAACTCTCTCTTACATCCACATGTAGTTGTGGTGTGTCCTGCTGAGGCAACGATCAAACCCTTTTACGGCAGAAACCCGACcagaaaactaaaatatataaacttcaAACATTAACATAAGAAGATagaatgtaataaatatattgacatTAGCAATTGATATTGATATAAGCGGTTTACAGTGAACTGCTGTTacactttctctgtgtttctatAGCGGTGCGTTGTGCGCGTAAACGGAGCGCTATCGCCACCTATTGCCAAGCACGGGCACTACAGAAGAATGTAATAGCTCAATTCTCATATCCTTACATGTAAcatatatagtttgttatgttattttttatttgcgtGTCTGGTGTTCACTGTAATGAGAAAACTTGAACGCGACATGAACGAACACGCGACAGTTTCTCCAGCGGTATCTGGCAACACTGGCGCCTAGCTTCGCCGTCCACTATGACGTCATTAAATACGCGACAAAACCGCACGCCTGTGCTGAAGAGTCATATACACACAGATGATGAGTTGGTTGTATTGTTGTCACATTTTGGTCAGCTCAGCATGACTGCATACGATAAACCGTATTACAAGGGGAATAAATAGTAGCGAAATTAATAGTCTGTGATAAGGAGATCGCGACAATGGAATCAGGTTGGTcaagtatttaattaaatgtatactgaactgtcaaacaacaaaaacaacaaatctcTTATTGTTCCATGCAGAAGACGAAATTAACATTCTGGTGATAGTGATTGATATCAACCCTATTTGGTGGGGCCAGCAGGCACAACGTGAACCGAAGGTAAATTAAATTAAGATCTGATTTAAAACCTTTAATTTCTCTTTGAAGTGTCTGTTCTGATTTTGCATGCTTAACATCTTGGAGCAAACCTCTTGTTCTACCTGATAAACAAAAAACCATCTAAAAAAGAACCCATCACATGATTTGTAAAAGGTTTAAACTAATGGGAATGTGTTTGGCTCtgttggtgggatgttatctgtTGGATTATCTTTGTAAACCAATAGAACACAAACTACATAAAGGAATATAGAGTTCTAGTTTTATTGGTAAACAGCTGACTGTTCATAATGCGTTTATAAGGAATTATTATTAAACtaactttgtttatttctgcACAGTTCACTCTTTCAAAATGTCTGGATGCTGTGATGGTCCTGGCAAATTCCCACATGGTTATGGCAAGAACCAACAAACTAGCCATCATTGCGAGTCTTTATCAAGAGAGGTAATGAACTAATCGTTTTGTTGACGTGTATGACTGTGGTGTTTGTTTAACCAATAACATCTAAACTCTTCTTTTCCAAGCCATTTTTTATATCCCAGTAAGAACTGGAAATCGGGAGATGACATTGCTTCAAGCGGTGATGGCAAATATGAGCTTCTGTCAGTTGCTAATGACCTCTTTGCTGAACAAATCAAGAAGCTCATTGACAGAAGTAAGCGTTTTTTGGGAAACAAAATTGTTACTTAAAACTTACTTAAATCTGAAAGTGATTTATTGAAAAGAATGATGGTTTTAAAAGGATCAGGATGTTGCACAAATTATCccataagaacattttaaatagcgTTTATAGATGAATAATTGTTATCCTGTCTTCTTTTAATAACAGAAGTCAACTGCACTCAAACAGAGACGCTATTGGCCGGATCACTGTCCAGAGCTTTGTGCTGTATCCTGAACATCTGCTTTTATTAGTACAggatcaaatatttaaaggaCAAAGCCGTTGTGTGAATATGATATAATGTGCAAAGTGCAGACTGcaattttcattaatttttcACTATCAGACATTAATCGAGTGTCCAAGGAAGTGGAtggtaaacattttttatgttttttttgtcatggtATGTTTCTTCGATGTGTTTATTCAGGTCTATATTAAACTGTTGCCTTAATGCATTTGTAATGAGATTCTTTCTGAAATGTTCACGGTCTAAGATCTAAGACGTCCTCCTTTATACATTGACTTCATTTTCATCTTATTTTAAGTACATCTTATTGTTTCTATGTAATGCACTTTTCGAATGAACTTTTCGACTTTTACTGACAGCGGGGCAGGACATGAAATCAAGAATTTTGGTATGAACTTTTCCTACCAAAATGTCTCATAATTTTATCACAGTTGTTGTTTAGATGCTGTATGAATGTGCTTCTCTTTGTGATCCAGGTAATTAAAGCAGCCGAGGATTGTACGTTACAGTACATGAACTTCATGAATGTGGTCTTTGCTGCACAGAAGAAGGTAGGATAACTTCAATACTCAAATTTCAGGGAACTAAAGACTCATTATTAACTGTTACTCGCCCCATTTTTCCTACAGAATGTCCTGATGGATGCCTGTATGCTGGACATGGACTCAGGACTGTTGCAGCAGGTTTTTGTTTGATCCACTTTCATGAAGGacacaataacatttatgaTGGCTGACATGTTCCGTTGTTAAAGCTCAATATAAAACACACTGGTGCgaaacaaaagtgttttgttttttaacaggcTTGTGATATAACTGGAGGCTTATATCTTAAAATTCCACAGAAGATTGCTTTGGCACAGTATTTGTTGGTGggatttcacattttaaaaaatgaagtttatcagtttttttaagtgttgtgTCATATTTTGAAAGTGCTGGTTTTGTGTCAGTGGGTTTTTTTACCAGACGCAGACCAGCGCTCTCATCTGTTACTGCCACCTCCAGTACACGTAGACTACAGGGCTGCCTGCTTCTGCCACCGGAACCTCATTGAAATCGGCTACGTCTGCTCAGTGTGCCTGTCAAGTATGTATATACTACCCACAGTATCCCAAAAATACGGGATTGCCATACATTGTTAAAAgttatttgatattattataatatgcattaaacctttttttaatgtagaaaaGCTGGTGGTCAATTTTTACATGAGTTTTATATAATGACTGTATTAGATTGCAGAGTgattatttctaataataacattttatcttCTCCATCCTCCAGTATTCTGTAACTTTAGTCCAATCTGCACAACATGCGAGTGAGtacttttattgtcattttaaaacgtGCAATTTTTTATGACTGTGTTTTAATTGTCTCTTTTGTATCTTTATTTGTAGGACTGCCTTTAAAATGCCTCTTCCTCAGATGGCTAAAACAAAGAAGAAGAAAGTTAAGACTGTAAACTGATCAAATCTCAAGAGAAATCCTGTTTTACCAAAAAAATGACCCAAATTTTCTCATTTCAACTACAAGGTCCCCCACAGTTTTGATCTTTTGTGAAAAGGATGTTTATTAAACAGTGTGTTTTCATATTGTttcatacaaattaaataaagtaccttttgtatgtacataaaagtCTGTTGTCATGTAGCAAAATAAACTTTCAGATCACCTGCAGTGAATGCTGTTATAAAGTTAGATTGCAGTGCAGTCTGTGTGTTGTGGACAAGAaattaaagacacaaaaccTGCAATCATATGTAAAGAACAGTTTATGAAGATAATAATAACGGAAAACCGCTTATCCTCAAATGTTTTTGGGACCGTTTCCCTGTGTAATATGGCGGTACTGTGGACGCATCGTAGCGAAAGGCCTGTGAACTCAATGTGACGTTTATGtcgatgattttttttattaaatatcttattttatataaatatataaatggtcGATTACTCGTTTTTATAGGTACTTGACTAAAAAGCCCATCCCTAGTTTAAGGATTCTCATAAAGGCTCACAGTCCCAGTAACCTTTTTCTTATTCTTCCGCAAAGCGTTTTTTCAGCGGAATGTCCCTCTCGGCGCACGGTGACGGCAGCAGCGCGTGTGTTGTGATTCCTATGGATGCAAACACCGAAAATATTTCTCACGTTTCActtaaataagaaatatatgAGTTCCAGCTTTGGGTAAATTGCAAGACGGGATGAAATAGTATATTCTGAAAGCGTGTCTTCTAAACAATTTATCCAattgtgaatgtttttcttatCTAATGCATGTGTTCTGTTAGCGCAGATCTCatgctttgtgtgttttatgtgtattgttGTATTCTTCTGGGTTCAGATCTGTGTATGTGAGCACAGATATGATCTTCCTCTCTGTGTCCGATGTTTTCTGGAGGACTGATGCCTAGAATCAACAGGACATTTGTTTTGGCTCTCCTCATCTCATTCAGCTCCATATTTCTCCTCTTCCAGCTGTACTACTACAGACAGTATGCATCAAAGGTGATGATCCACATAAATTGTGTCCAAAAAAGTCcgacattttgtcattttgtctcatttgtatttataaggTTGGTCTGTTGTGTGTTAAATAGATTCAAAATCTGTTCATTGCATTGCTTTGATGATGTGGAAGTAAACACAGTGCACATGTTTGTTAAATATTGtctgaaatataattaaatgatTTGATTGTAGAACGGATTTAACATTTCGGGCGGTAAAGGATATATTTCTGGCAAAGAAGAGCATTTGGTGAGTCCAGTCTGAGAGTGGCCGTAGTCTAAACCATGACATAAACACAGCTCTCAGTGTCCTGAATTGGTACTTTGTGATTCCTATTgcaatttttatatttctttgtgtttctttCAAACTAGCATTTGTTGAAGAAGTTCTTGGGGCTGGTCCGTAAGTTTCAGTTGCCTGTGTTTCTGGTGGACACTGCCTCGCTGAATCTCCTGTCCCAGGATGACCTTCTTTACAAGGCCAGTCGGCAGAAAGAGCCTCCGTGCAGTTTTCTGTGCACACACAGAGACTTCACCACCTTTGCCCTGCTTGGAAATCTCTGGAAATACGATGTAAGAAAATCAAcagaagtgcagaatgatgtatCCAGTAGGTTTTGAACCACGCGTCAGTTGACAAAtgataacatgatttttttcatcGTGTACTAAAGAAGGATGCCCTGTTGCAAGCAGCAGAGGAACGGGGTCTGGAAGTGTTGGAGATACGTGGGAAAGATCCCAGGCTGATTAGCATGGATGATTTGACGGGAAATGAGATACCGCTGCACTTCCTGATTCGTTTTAACAATCGTGTAGTTCATGTGGTTGTTCTGTACGAGCGCAGTGGAAACTACCTCTGGCACGGACCCCTCAGACTGAAAGCAAGTGCGGACAAAACCTTCATCCCATTCGGAAAGCTGGACTTTGGCCGGCACGCAGGGGCTTATGACAGGTAATCCCGAAGTTAATTGcgtgtaaaaataaatttcataataaatgttctcggagtttttaaatgttgcttaATTTCACGACTCTTCCAGACCTGAGCTCATCCTTACGACTCTTGACAGGCTTGATGTACGAACCCCTAAAAACCACTCTCGTTTCCTTATAGACCATTCCAACAGCCGCTTTTTGGAGTGTCGCTGCAAAGAGGCTAAAACTTTCTTTCAGGTATTTAGTACCGTTGCTTAATGGAAACAAGAGATTGAAGTCTTTGGAGTctgttttaagtgttttgtATCTTTAACATAATTTTGTGCAGCTGTATCCGGACGAGACCTCCCCAGAGGTGATGGACTTCAAGATGAAGGCTAAAAGTCTTCTTCATCTCGCTTCCAAAGTCCTCTCTGCGCTTGGGGTGCCATTCTGGCTGAGCAGTGGAACCTGTCTTGGTAATAAATTCTCAAATTATGAAACATCATTTTGGGTGACAAGCCTCATTGCGTCAAACATAAACATGGAGACAAAGTTATTAAAGTGTATGGTAGATTAAATGACCATTTCCTTCTTACCCACAGGCTGGTACCGGCAGTGTAATATTATCCCCTACAGTAAAGATGTTGATCTGGGCATTTGGATTAAAGATTACAGGCCTGACATCACACAGGCGTTTCAGAAGGCTGGTCTCCCTCTTAAACACCACTTTGGGAAGGTTAGAGCTTGTTTATTACCCGAATCACTTGACACCCTCTTTTTCACTCAGAGATTAGGGTCTCCggacatgaaaataaaactttttctttcagGTGGAGGACAGTCTGGAGCTGTCGTTTCAGGGAAATGATGTCAAACTAgacattttcttcttttatgaTGATGGTGATGTTATGTGGAATGGAGGCACACAGGCAAAGAGTGGCAAAAAATTCAAGTAAGCGCTGGCAAGGTTTCAAAATTCTTCATTGGTTTTCAACGGTTCCTGGTATTGCCTTATTGGGGGGCTCTGAACAAAAAAGACATGTCAGGCAGCCAGTGATATGAACGTGGTCTGTGGGTTTTGTTTGTCATGACACAATTCTTTGATTTTTAGGTATGTGTTCCCCCGATTCAGTCTGTGTTGGACTGAGTTTGTCGATCTAAAAGCGCGAGTTCCCTGCGAGACTCTGGACTATGTGACGGCCAACTACGGACCCAAATGGAATATTCCGGTGAAGGTGTGGGACTGGAAGAGTTCTCCTCCTAACGTGCAGGAGAACGGAGTCTGGCCGGTGAGAGAATGGGATGATGTCATCCAGGTTTACTGAGGAGACACCGGAGTGACAGTCTATACTtctgatttttaattgtttttaatgcaaaactGCATCACGAACCACATCAAGCTACTACAAACCTATAAACTGGATTATGTGTAAAAAGACCTGGACTGTCTTTGTtacactaaaaataaatgaatgaggtACGGAATACAGAAATATTCCTGATTTCGCCAAGTAAACAGGCGTGTCCTGTACGGATGGCTGTAGTGAATTtctatatgaatattaatatgttCAGAGTGTATAAACTGCAGTTATATACTATCATGGCTACTGATGTTTgagttttatgaaataaaaagtcCTGTGTGAAATCTTCGGCTTCTACTGCTATTTATTGATTGAAATGAATGGCTGGTatttgcaaaatatttaaacGGAAATGCATAATGTCATTTAATGATCATATAAGTCAAATGCACAGATAAATGATAACCCAGATCTGATTGATATTGTGGGGTTATATCACTTTTCTTAATGAAGATTCTGAATGACAGCTATTTTATAGTTGGATAGTTTGGTGTGTGTCTGCAGATTGTTCTGTACATGTGTCaagttttattatgtttggACTTCACCTTCAGAAGTTAAATTACCaccttttttaatcaaatttgatGAATCGCATCCACAATATAACAAACATTATATTGATCACTTCTGCCATCTGCATTGTGAAACGCTCcactgcatttttatttattattcctGACTAACAAATTGAAGGAattactctttttttcttaGTGACAATTTCTCATGAAGAAAAAATTTACTTTAAGTTCCATGTTATATTTATCCGTGTTTTCATTAAAGTGAGTAGAATATCTATTGTAAATATCTATTTagtttaattgttttatgtaCTTTGTGTTGTTGGCTATGCTCTTTGTTTAGTGAAGagggatattttttcaaatctCTTACTGTTATTTCAgtttatgtaattatttatattttaagaaatattttaataaacctaTGCTTAATTAAACCATGTCAAAATGAAAGATGTATATATTGTTGCATTTCCATTGTTAAGGTGGTAAAATTTTGAAGTTGTGTTATGTTAGTGTTTTCATTGTTAATAAGCCACCTTACTGGTTTGATGTTAGAGAATTGATCTCTCATATCTCTATTAATTCAAATTCACCCAACATTGCTTTCTACTCACTTTATTTCCGCCAGATGGCAGTAAACAGAgatcacaaactctctctcagTCTGTGTCTGAAGTcaatattttctacatttttactgtacatgtttttttatgaacttTGGCAGCTGGTTTAGTTTTAACACGACACGAGCTGTTGACCGCATACACACTTCAATGCCTAAAGCGCGTTACTTCTTTCTGGACTGAGTGTA of Triplophysa dalaica isolate WHDGS20190420 chromosome 4, ASM1584641v1, whole genome shotgun sequence contains these proteins:
- the fktn gene encoding fukutin isoform X2, whose product is MFSGGLMPRINRTFVLALLISFSSIFLLFQLYYYRQYASKNGFNISGGKGYISGKEEHLHLLKKFLGLVRKFQLPVFLVDTASLNLLSQDDLLYKASRQKEPPCSFLCTHRDFTTFALLGNLWKYDDALLQAAEERGLEVLEIRGKDPRLISMDDLTGNEIPLHFLIRFNNRVVHVVVLYERSGNYLWHGPLRLKASADKTFIPFGKLDFGRHAGAYDRPELILTTLDRLDVRTPKNHSRFLIDHSNSRFLECRCKEAKTFFQLYPDETSPEVMDFKMKAKSLLHLASKVLSALGVPFWLSSGTCLGWYRQCNIIPYSKDVDLGIWIKDYRPDITQAFQKAGLPLKHHFGKVEDSLELSFQGNDVKLDIFFFYDDGDVMWNGGTQAKSGKKFKYVFPRFSLCWTEFVDLKARVPCETLDYVTANYGPKWNIPVKVWDWKSSPPNVQENGVWPVREWDDVIQVY
- the fktn gene encoding fukutin isoform X1, producing MFSGGLMPRINRTFVLALLISFSSIFLLFQLYYYRQYASKNGFNISGGKGYISGKEEHLHLLKKFLGLVRKFQLPVFLVDTASLNLLSQDDLLYKASRQKEPPCSFLCTHRDFTTFALLGNLWKYDKDALLQAAEERGLEVLEIRGKDPRLISMDDLTGNEIPLHFLIRFNNRVVHVVVLYERSGNYLWHGPLRLKASADKTFIPFGKLDFGRHAGAYDRPELILTTLDRLDVRTPKNHSRFLIDHSNSRFLECRCKEAKTFFQLYPDETSPEVMDFKMKAKSLLHLASKVLSALGVPFWLSSGTCLGWYRQCNIIPYSKDVDLGIWIKDYRPDITQAFQKAGLPLKHHFGKVEDSLELSFQGNDVKLDIFFFYDDGDVMWNGGTQAKSGKKFKYVFPRFSLCWTEFVDLKARVPCETLDYVTANYGPKWNIPVKVWDWKSSPPNVQENGVWPVREWDDVIQVY
- the eif2b1 gene encoding translation initiation factor eIF-2B subunit alpha, with translation MEEKELVEYFRTQTRERPDMASAVAAISSLLEFLKRDQSETILGLRENMTQAIHRLQETDSSVAVSSGGELFLRFISLTSLEHPDLSRCKNVMIERGELFLKKISLSRERVAKLCHTFIKDGAKILTHSSSRVVLKVLENAAADNKRFTVYVTESQPDSAGKLLSEKLRKLNIPVTVVLDAAVGYIMEKVDLVIVGAEGVVESGGVINKIGTYQMAVCSKAHNKPFYVVAESFKFVRLFPLNQQDVPDRFKYKADVLKTAQDLSQEHPMIDYTPPSLITLLFTDLGVLTPSAVSDELIKLYL
- the gtf2h3 gene encoding general transcription factor IIH subunit 3 gives rise to the protein MESEDEINILVIVIDINPIWWGQQAQREPKFTLSKCLDAVMVLANSHMVMARTNKLAIIASLYQESHFLYPSKNWKSGDDIASSGDGKYELLSVANDLFAEQIKKLIDRKVNCTQTETLLAGSLSRALCYINRVSKEVDAGQDMKSRILVIKAAEDCTLQYMNFMNVVFAAQKKNVLMDACMLDMDSGLLQQACDITGGLYLKIPQKIALAQYLLWVFLPDADQRSHLLLPPPVHVDYRAACFCHRNLIEIGYVCSVCLSIFCNFSPICTTCETAFKMPLPQMAKTKKKKVKTVN